A section of the Euwallacea fornicatus isolate EFF26 chromosome 12, ASM4011564v1, whole genome shotgun sequence genome encodes:
- the LOC136342432 gene encoding probable 3',5'-cyclic phosphodiesterase pde-5 isoform X7: MNDKCKCQMEDSSENCSSLTHDKQYKVQIVVTQVNGCDGSAEIRIMGGTPSRKTSLTPTLKLNDSHQSLSSGTMQLDPTLQNHSLHPHSNSSFMNIPRTISEEEVSSYLSTHPEFLERYLITEVDIEKLERWIIRKSQQLKKRPEFSAAKSRKTSLSRWKFCVHADKRQMLQELTQNLQLKPTKDQVLWELSNCISSAVNADGFRLYTIETPSKCDELELYIILNSHSENGLLRAQRIKSGIMVPTYVAKMQVPVRLSKGEEDPRFTKEVFSEGEIAHIQCQPVIQPNGELVGVLELWRRSNGGQFYEEDEEIASSYLVWGGIALHYAHLYLSMNQQRQLNDFLLAVVKSIFQDMVSMDMLVMKIMNFAQRLVNADRASLFLVDNKNKELYATIFDIGIDECPVNLYSGDGDDLMKVHTSKEIRFPLGTGIAGQVAVTGEILNIKDAYADERFNRTVDQLTGYTTKTILCMPIYIRGNIIGVVQMVNKQSGFFTKEDENAFETFAIYCGLALHHAKLYDKIKKSEQKYKVALDVLSYHNTCKEDEFKAALGEGIPEHLPGVDDYYFNPFQIEDLEKAKYSIYMFVDLFGSARFEVNSLIRFVLTVRKNYRRVPYHNWTHGFSVANSMYCILKRSEGCFKTNEGLALLTGALCHDLDHRGKNNKFMLDTESPLAAIYSTSTMEHHHFNQTVTILQQEGHNIFNKLPHNDYKQVLGLLKHCILATDLAMFFPNKARLMKIVEEGSFSWSNNEHRMLLQAITMTGSDLSASAKPWEVQVETEKW; encoded by the exons GTTTGTCTTCAGGTACCATGCAGTTGGACCCTACACTCCAAAACCATTCCCTCCATCCCCACAGCAACAGCAGTTTTATGAATATTCCTAGAACAATATCAG AAGAAGAAGTCTCCAGCTATCTTTCCACTCATCCAGAGTTTTTGGAAAGGTATCTTATAACCGAGGTGGATATTGAGAAATTGGAACGTTGGATCATCCGCAAATCTCAGCAGCTTAAGAAAAGACCAGAGTTTTCCGCAGCCAAAAGTAGAAAAACAAGCTTGTCGAG atgGAAATTCTGCGTTCACGCAGACAAGCGCCAAATGCTGCAAGAGCTTACCCAAAACCTCCAATTAAAGCCTACAAAAGACCAAGTTTTGTGGGAATTATCCAATTGTATATCGTCTGCTGTTAATGCCGATGGTTTTAG ATTGTACACAATAGAAACGCCTTCGAAATGTGATGAATTAGAGTTGTATATCATACTAAATTCGCACTCTGAGAATGGTTTGCTTAGGGCACAAAGAATCAAAAGCGGCATTATGGTACCGACTTATGTGGCTAAAATGCAAGTACCGGTACGACTTTCTAAAGGCGAAGAAGATCCTAGATTTACAAAAGAAGTATTTAGTGAG GGCGAAATTGCTCATATCCAGTGCCAGCCAGTGATTCAGCCTAACGGAGAATTGGTGGGCGTTCTTGAATTGTGGCGAAGAAGCAATGGAGGGCAGTTTTATGAGGAGGATGAAGAAATTGCTTCAAGTTATCTCGTTTGGGGGGGCATTGCCCTTCACTACGCCCATCTTTATTTGTCGATGAACCAGCAGAGACAGTTAAATGATTTCTTACTGGCAGTGgtcaa GTCCATATTTCAAGATATGGTCAGCATGGACATGTTGGTAATGAAGATTATGAACTTCGCTCAGAGATTGGTGAATGCAGATAGGGCTTCATTGTTTTTGGtggacaataaaaataaag aactATACGCCACGATTTTTGATATTGGAATTGACGAGTGCCCAGTAAACCTTTATTCAGGAGACGGGGATGATTTGATGAAGGTGCACACATCGAAAGAAATTAGATTTCCTTTGGGGACTGGCATCGCAGGACAAGTTGCTGTGACTGGAGAGATTTTGAACATCAAAGATGCATATGCTGATGAAAGATTTAACAGGACGGTGGATCAATTAACAG GTTATACTACTAAGACCATCCTCTGCATGCCTATTTACATAAGAGGCAACATCATAGGAGTAGTTCAAATGGTTAATAAACAGTCGGGATTTTTCACCAAAGAAGACGAAAACGCATTTGAAACTTTCGCCATCTACTGCGGATTGGCTTTGCATCATGCAAAATTGTACgataaaatcaagaaaagtgAACAGAAGTACAAAGTCGCTCTAGAT GTGTTGAGCTATCATAATACTTGTAAAGAAGACGAATTTAAAGCGGCTTTAGGAGAGGGTATTCCAGAACATCTACCTGGAGTGGATGACTATTACTTCAACCCTTTCCAAATTGAAGATCTGGAAAAGGCCAAATATTCGATATATATGTTTGTAGATCTTTTCGGAAGTGCCAGATTTGAAGTTAATAGTTTGATAAG GTTTGTTTTAAccgtaagaaaaaattaccGAAGGGTACCGTACCATAATTGGACTCACGGTTTCTCGGTAGCCAATAGTATGTACTGTATTTTAAAGAGATCCGAAGGATGTTTTAAAACGAATGAA ggTTTAGCTTTGCTAACGGGCGCCCTTTGCCATGATCTTGATCATCGTggcaaaaacaacaaattcatGTTAGACACTGAATCACCTCTTGCTGCAATTTATTCGACATCAACGATGGAACATCATCATTTTAATCAAACTGTAACCATATTGCAACAG GAGGGACacaacattttcaacaagCTCCCACATAATGATTACAAGCAAGTACTGGGTCTGCTCAAGCATTGCATTCTGGCAACAGATTTGGCAATGTTTTTCCCCAATAAAGCCAGACTGATGAAAATTGTGGAAGAAGGTAGTTTTTCATGGAGCAATAATGAGCATAGAATGTTGTTACAAGCCATTACCATGACCGGTAGTGATTTAAGTGCCAGCGCGAAGCCCTGGGAAGTTCAAGTAGAAACT gaaaaatggTAG
- the LOC136342432 gene encoding probable 3',5'-cyclic phosphodiesterase pde-5 isoform X8 gives MNDKCKCQMEDSSENCSSLTHDKQYKVQIVVTQVNGCDGSAEIRIMGGTPSRKTSLTPTLKLNDSHQSLSSGTMQLDPTLQNHSLHPHSNSSFMNIPRTISEEEVSSYLSTHPEFLERYLITEVDIEKLERWIIRKSQQLKKRPEFSAAKSRKTSLSRWKFCVHADKRQMLQELTQNLQLKPTKDQVLWELSNCISSAVNADGFRLYTIETPSKCDELELYIILNSHSENGLLRAQRIKSGIMVPTYVAKMQVPVRLSKGEEDPRFTKEVFSEGEIAHIQCQPVIQPNGELVGVLELWRRSNGGQFYEEDEEIASSYLVWGGIALHYAHLYLSMNQQRQLNDFLLAVVKSIFQDMVSMDMLVMKIMNFAQRLVNADRASLFLVDNKNKELYATIFDIGIDECPVNLYSGDGDDLMKVHTSKEIRFPLGTGIAGQVAVTGEILNIKDAYADERFNRTVDQLTGYTTKTILCMPIYIRGNIIGVVQMVNKQSGFFTKEDENAFETFAIYCGLALHHAKLYDKIKKSEQKYKVALDVLSYHNTCKEDEFKAALGEGIPEHLPGVDDYYFNPFQIEDLEKAKYSIYMFVDLFGSARFEVNSLIRFVLTVRKNYRRVPYHNWTHGFSVANSMYCILKRSEGCFKTNEGLALLTGALCHDLDHRGKNNKFMLDTESPLAAIYSTSTMEHHHFNQTVTILQQTFRLINDLTNSIKYPILFF, from the exons GTTTGTCTTCAGGTACCATGCAGTTGGACCCTACACTCCAAAACCATTCCCTCCATCCCCACAGCAACAGCAGTTTTATGAATATTCCTAGAACAATATCAG AAGAAGAAGTCTCCAGCTATCTTTCCACTCATCCAGAGTTTTTGGAAAGGTATCTTATAACCGAGGTGGATATTGAGAAATTGGAACGTTGGATCATCCGCAAATCTCAGCAGCTTAAGAAAAGACCAGAGTTTTCCGCAGCCAAAAGTAGAAAAACAAGCTTGTCGAG atgGAAATTCTGCGTTCACGCAGACAAGCGCCAAATGCTGCAAGAGCTTACCCAAAACCTCCAATTAAAGCCTACAAAAGACCAAGTTTTGTGGGAATTATCCAATTGTATATCGTCTGCTGTTAATGCCGATGGTTTTAG ATTGTACACAATAGAAACGCCTTCGAAATGTGATGAATTAGAGTTGTATATCATACTAAATTCGCACTCTGAGAATGGTTTGCTTAGGGCACAAAGAATCAAAAGCGGCATTATGGTACCGACTTATGTGGCTAAAATGCAAGTACCGGTACGACTTTCTAAAGGCGAAGAAGATCCTAGATTTACAAAAGAAGTATTTAGTGAG GGCGAAATTGCTCATATCCAGTGCCAGCCAGTGATTCAGCCTAACGGAGAATTGGTGGGCGTTCTTGAATTGTGGCGAAGAAGCAATGGAGGGCAGTTTTATGAGGAGGATGAAGAAATTGCTTCAAGTTATCTCGTTTGGGGGGGCATTGCCCTTCACTACGCCCATCTTTATTTGTCGATGAACCAGCAGAGACAGTTAAATGATTTCTTACTGGCAGTGgtcaa GTCCATATTTCAAGATATGGTCAGCATGGACATGTTGGTAATGAAGATTATGAACTTCGCTCAGAGATTGGTGAATGCAGATAGGGCTTCATTGTTTTTGGtggacaataaaaataaag aactATACGCCACGATTTTTGATATTGGAATTGACGAGTGCCCAGTAAACCTTTATTCAGGAGACGGGGATGATTTGATGAAGGTGCACACATCGAAAGAAATTAGATTTCCTTTGGGGACTGGCATCGCAGGACAAGTTGCTGTGACTGGAGAGATTTTGAACATCAAAGATGCATATGCTGATGAAAGATTTAACAGGACGGTGGATCAATTAACAG GTTATACTACTAAGACCATCCTCTGCATGCCTATTTACATAAGAGGCAACATCATAGGAGTAGTTCAAATGGTTAATAAACAGTCGGGATTTTTCACCAAAGAAGACGAAAACGCATTTGAAACTTTCGCCATCTACTGCGGATTGGCTTTGCATCATGCAAAATTGTACgataaaatcaagaaaagtgAACAGAAGTACAAAGTCGCTCTAGAT GTGTTGAGCTATCATAATACTTGTAAAGAAGACGAATTTAAAGCGGCTTTAGGAGAGGGTATTCCAGAACATCTACCTGGAGTGGATGACTATTACTTCAACCCTTTCCAAATTGAAGATCTGGAAAAGGCCAAATATTCGATATATATGTTTGTAGATCTTTTCGGAAGTGCCAGATTTGAAGTTAATAGTTTGATAAG GTTTGTTTTAAccgtaagaaaaaattaccGAAGGGTACCGTACCATAATTGGACTCACGGTTTCTCGGTAGCCAATAGTATGTACTGTATTTTAAAGAGATCCGAAGGATGTTTTAAAACGAATGAA ggTTTAGCTTTGCTAACGGGCGCCCTTTGCCATGATCTTGATCATCGTggcaaaaacaacaaattcatGTTAGACACTGAATCACCTCTTGCTGCAATTTATTCGACATCAACGATGGAACATCATCATTTTAATCAAACTGTAACCATATTGCAACAG ACGTTCCGACTAATTAATGACCTCACAAATAGCATAAAATATCCGATTTTGTTCTTTTAA
- the LOC136342432 gene encoding probable 3',5'-cyclic phosphodiesterase pde-5 isoform X1, giving the protein MNDKCKCQMEDSSENCSSLTHDKQYKVQIVVTQVNGCDGSAEIRIMGGTPSRKTSLTPTLKLNDSHQSLSSGTMQLDPTLQNHSLHPHSNSSFMNIPRTISEEEVSSYLSTHPEFLERYLITEVDIEKLERWIIRKSQQLKKRPEFSAAKSRKTSLSRWKFCVHADKRQMLQELTQNLQLKPTKDQVLWELSNCISSAVNADGFRLYTIETPSKCDELELYIILNSHSENGLLRAQRIKSGIMVPTYVAKMQVPVRLSKGEEDPRFTKEVFSEGEIAHIQCQPVIQPNGELVGVLELWRRSNGGQFYEEDEEIASSYLVWGGIALHYAHLYLSMNQQRQLNDFLLAVVKSIFQDMVSMDMLVMKIMNFAQRLVNADRASLFLVDNKNKELYATIFDIGIDECPVNLYSGDGDDLMKVHTSKEIRFPLGTGIAGQVAVTGEILNIKDAYADERFNRTVDQLTGYTTKTILCMPIYIRGNIIGVVQMVNKQSGFFTKEDENAFETFAIYCGLALHHAKLYDKIKKSEQKYKVALDVLSYHNTCKEDEFKAALGEGIPEHLPGVDDYYFNPFQIEDLEKAKYSIYMFVDLFGSARFEVNSLIRFVLTVRKNYRRVPYHNWTHGFSVANSMYCILKRSEGCFKTNEGLALLTGALCHDLDHRGKNNKFMLDTESPLAAIYSTSTMEHHHFNQTVTILQQEGHNIFNKLPHNDYKQVLGLLKHCILATDLAMFFPNKARLMKIVEEGSFSWSNNEHRMLLQAITMTGSDLSASAKPWEVQVETVRVIFEEFYQQGDAEKKNGRQPLPMMDRDQPDEQPSSQVGFLKGICLPCYNLLNRFIPDCQPLLDMCRNNLERWQKIDDEIKEKSSQETSSRFFKI; this is encoded by the exons GTTTGTCTTCAGGTACCATGCAGTTGGACCCTACACTCCAAAACCATTCCCTCCATCCCCACAGCAACAGCAGTTTTATGAATATTCCTAGAACAATATCAG AAGAAGAAGTCTCCAGCTATCTTTCCACTCATCCAGAGTTTTTGGAAAGGTATCTTATAACCGAGGTGGATATTGAGAAATTGGAACGTTGGATCATCCGCAAATCTCAGCAGCTTAAGAAAAGACCAGAGTTTTCCGCAGCCAAAAGTAGAAAAACAAGCTTGTCGAG atgGAAATTCTGCGTTCACGCAGACAAGCGCCAAATGCTGCAAGAGCTTACCCAAAACCTCCAATTAAAGCCTACAAAAGACCAAGTTTTGTGGGAATTATCCAATTGTATATCGTCTGCTGTTAATGCCGATGGTTTTAG ATTGTACACAATAGAAACGCCTTCGAAATGTGATGAATTAGAGTTGTATATCATACTAAATTCGCACTCTGAGAATGGTTTGCTTAGGGCACAAAGAATCAAAAGCGGCATTATGGTACCGACTTATGTGGCTAAAATGCAAGTACCGGTACGACTTTCTAAAGGCGAAGAAGATCCTAGATTTACAAAAGAAGTATTTAGTGAG GGCGAAATTGCTCATATCCAGTGCCAGCCAGTGATTCAGCCTAACGGAGAATTGGTGGGCGTTCTTGAATTGTGGCGAAGAAGCAATGGAGGGCAGTTTTATGAGGAGGATGAAGAAATTGCTTCAAGTTATCTCGTTTGGGGGGGCATTGCCCTTCACTACGCCCATCTTTATTTGTCGATGAACCAGCAGAGACAGTTAAATGATTTCTTACTGGCAGTGgtcaa GTCCATATTTCAAGATATGGTCAGCATGGACATGTTGGTAATGAAGATTATGAACTTCGCTCAGAGATTGGTGAATGCAGATAGGGCTTCATTGTTTTTGGtggacaataaaaataaag aactATACGCCACGATTTTTGATATTGGAATTGACGAGTGCCCAGTAAACCTTTATTCAGGAGACGGGGATGATTTGATGAAGGTGCACACATCGAAAGAAATTAGATTTCCTTTGGGGACTGGCATCGCAGGACAAGTTGCTGTGACTGGAGAGATTTTGAACATCAAAGATGCATATGCTGATGAAAGATTTAACAGGACGGTGGATCAATTAACAG GTTATACTACTAAGACCATCCTCTGCATGCCTATTTACATAAGAGGCAACATCATAGGAGTAGTTCAAATGGTTAATAAACAGTCGGGATTTTTCACCAAAGAAGACGAAAACGCATTTGAAACTTTCGCCATCTACTGCGGATTGGCTTTGCATCATGCAAAATTGTACgataaaatcaagaaaagtgAACAGAAGTACAAAGTCGCTCTAGAT GTGTTGAGCTATCATAATACTTGTAAAGAAGACGAATTTAAAGCGGCTTTAGGAGAGGGTATTCCAGAACATCTACCTGGAGTGGATGACTATTACTTCAACCCTTTCCAAATTGAAGATCTGGAAAAGGCCAAATATTCGATATATATGTTTGTAGATCTTTTCGGAAGTGCCAGATTTGAAGTTAATAGTTTGATAAG GTTTGTTTTAAccgtaagaaaaaattaccGAAGGGTACCGTACCATAATTGGACTCACGGTTTCTCGGTAGCCAATAGTATGTACTGTATTTTAAAGAGATCCGAAGGATGTTTTAAAACGAATGAA ggTTTAGCTTTGCTAACGGGCGCCCTTTGCCATGATCTTGATCATCGTggcaaaaacaacaaattcatGTTAGACACTGAATCACCTCTTGCTGCAATTTATTCGACATCAACGATGGAACATCATCATTTTAATCAAACTGTAACCATATTGCAACAG GAGGGACacaacattttcaacaagCTCCCACATAATGATTACAAGCAAGTACTGGGTCTGCTCAAGCATTGCATTCTGGCAACAGATTTGGCAATGTTTTTCCCCAATAAAGCCAGACTGATGAAAATTGTGGAAGAAGGTAGTTTTTCATGGAGCAATAATGAGCATAGAATGTTGTTACAAGCCATTACCATGACCGGTAGTGATTTAAGTGCCAGCGCGAAGCCCTGGGAAGTTCAAGTAGAAACTGTGagagttatttttgaagaattttaccAACAGGGAGACGCAGAAAA gaaaaatggTAGACAGCCCCTTCCAATGATGGATAGAGATCAACCTGACGAACAACCATCAAGTCAAGTAGGGTTTCTAAAAGGAATTTGCTTGCCTTGCTATAATCTCTTGAACCGATTCATCCCGGATTGTCAGCCTTTGCTAGATATGTGCCGGAATAATCTTGAACGCTGGCAAAAGATTGATGACGAAATCAAAGAGAAGAGTAGTCAAGAGACTTCCAGccggttttttaaaatatga
- the LOC136342432 gene encoding probable 3',5'-cyclic phosphodiesterase pde-5 isoform X2, protein MEDSSENCSSLTHDKQYKVQIVVTQVNGCDGSAEIRIMGGTPSRKTSLTPTLKLNDSHQSLSSGTMQLDPTLQNHSLHPHSNSSFMNIPRTISEEEVSSYLSTHPEFLERYLITEVDIEKLERWIIRKSQQLKKRPEFSAAKSRKTSLSRWKFCVHADKRQMLQELTQNLQLKPTKDQVLWELSNCISSAVNADGFRLYTIETPSKCDELELYIILNSHSENGLLRAQRIKSGIMVPTYVAKMQVPVRLSKGEEDPRFTKEVFSEGEIAHIQCQPVIQPNGELVGVLELWRRSNGGQFYEEDEEIASSYLVWGGIALHYAHLYLSMNQQRQLNDFLLAVVKSIFQDMVSMDMLVMKIMNFAQRLVNADRASLFLVDNKNKELYATIFDIGIDECPVNLYSGDGDDLMKVHTSKEIRFPLGTGIAGQVAVTGEILNIKDAYADERFNRTVDQLTGYTTKTILCMPIYIRGNIIGVVQMVNKQSGFFTKEDENAFETFAIYCGLALHHAKLYDKIKKSEQKYKVALDVLSYHNTCKEDEFKAALGEGIPEHLPGVDDYYFNPFQIEDLEKAKYSIYMFVDLFGSARFEVNSLIRFVLTVRKNYRRVPYHNWTHGFSVANSMYCILKRSEGCFKTNEGLALLTGALCHDLDHRGKNNKFMLDTESPLAAIYSTSTMEHHHFNQTVTILQQEGHNIFNKLPHNDYKQVLGLLKHCILATDLAMFFPNKARLMKIVEEGSFSWSNNEHRMLLQAITMTGSDLSASAKPWEVQVETVRVIFEEFYQQGDAEKKNGRQPLPMMDRDQPDEQPSSQVGFLKGICLPCYNLLNRFIPDCQPLLDMCRNNLERWQKIDDEIKEKSSQETSSRFFKI, encoded by the exons GTTTGTCTTCAGGTACCATGCAGTTGGACCCTACACTCCAAAACCATTCCCTCCATCCCCACAGCAACAGCAGTTTTATGAATATTCCTAGAACAATATCAG AAGAAGAAGTCTCCAGCTATCTTTCCACTCATCCAGAGTTTTTGGAAAGGTATCTTATAACCGAGGTGGATATTGAGAAATTGGAACGTTGGATCATCCGCAAATCTCAGCAGCTTAAGAAAAGACCAGAGTTTTCCGCAGCCAAAAGTAGAAAAACAAGCTTGTCGAG atgGAAATTCTGCGTTCACGCAGACAAGCGCCAAATGCTGCAAGAGCTTACCCAAAACCTCCAATTAAAGCCTACAAAAGACCAAGTTTTGTGGGAATTATCCAATTGTATATCGTCTGCTGTTAATGCCGATGGTTTTAG ATTGTACACAATAGAAACGCCTTCGAAATGTGATGAATTAGAGTTGTATATCATACTAAATTCGCACTCTGAGAATGGTTTGCTTAGGGCACAAAGAATCAAAAGCGGCATTATGGTACCGACTTATGTGGCTAAAATGCAAGTACCGGTACGACTTTCTAAAGGCGAAGAAGATCCTAGATTTACAAAAGAAGTATTTAGTGAG GGCGAAATTGCTCATATCCAGTGCCAGCCAGTGATTCAGCCTAACGGAGAATTGGTGGGCGTTCTTGAATTGTGGCGAAGAAGCAATGGAGGGCAGTTTTATGAGGAGGATGAAGAAATTGCTTCAAGTTATCTCGTTTGGGGGGGCATTGCCCTTCACTACGCCCATCTTTATTTGTCGATGAACCAGCAGAGACAGTTAAATGATTTCTTACTGGCAGTGgtcaa GTCCATATTTCAAGATATGGTCAGCATGGACATGTTGGTAATGAAGATTATGAACTTCGCTCAGAGATTGGTGAATGCAGATAGGGCTTCATTGTTTTTGGtggacaataaaaataaag aactATACGCCACGATTTTTGATATTGGAATTGACGAGTGCCCAGTAAACCTTTATTCAGGAGACGGGGATGATTTGATGAAGGTGCACACATCGAAAGAAATTAGATTTCCTTTGGGGACTGGCATCGCAGGACAAGTTGCTGTGACTGGAGAGATTTTGAACATCAAAGATGCATATGCTGATGAAAGATTTAACAGGACGGTGGATCAATTAACAG GTTATACTACTAAGACCATCCTCTGCATGCCTATTTACATAAGAGGCAACATCATAGGAGTAGTTCAAATGGTTAATAAACAGTCGGGATTTTTCACCAAAGAAGACGAAAACGCATTTGAAACTTTCGCCATCTACTGCGGATTGGCTTTGCATCATGCAAAATTGTACgataaaatcaagaaaagtgAACAGAAGTACAAAGTCGCTCTAGAT GTGTTGAGCTATCATAATACTTGTAAAGAAGACGAATTTAAAGCGGCTTTAGGAGAGGGTATTCCAGAACATCTACCTGGAGTGGATGACTATTACTTCAACCCTTTCCAAATTGAAGATCTGGAAAAGGCCAAATATTCGATATATATGTTTGTAGATCTTTTCGGAAGTGCCAGATTTGAAGTTAATAGTTTGATAAG GTTTGTTTTAAccgtaagaaaaaattaccGAAGGGTACCGTACCATAATTGGACTCACGGTTTCTCGGTAGCCAATAGTATGTACTGTATTTTAAAGAGATCCGAAGGATGTTTTAAAACGAATGAA ggTTTAGCTTTGCTAACGGGCGCCCTTTGCCATGATCTTGATCATCGTggcaaaaacaacaaattcatGTTAGACACTGAATCACCTCTTGCTGCAATTTATTCGACATCAACGATGGAACATCATCATTTTAATCAAACTGTAACCATATTGCAACAG GAGGGACacaacattttcaacaagCTCCCACATAATGATTACAAGCAAGTACTGGGTCTGCTCAAGCATTGCATTCTGGCAACAGATTTGGCAATGTTTTTCCCCAATAAAGCCAGACTGATGAAAATTGTGGAAGAAGGTAGTTTTTCATGGAGCAATAATGAGCATAGAATGTTGTTACAAGCCATTACCATGACCGGTAGTGATTTAAGTGCCAGCGCGAAGCCCTGGGAAGTTCAAGTAGAAACTGTGagagttatttttgaagaattttaccAACAGGGAGACGCAGAAAA gaaaaatggTAGACAGCCCCTTCCAATGATGGATAGAGATCAACCTGACGAACAACCATCAAGTCAAGTAGGGTTTCTAAAAGGAATTTGCTTGCCTTGCTATAATCTCTTGAACCGATTCATCCCGGATTGTCAGCCTTTGCTAGATATGTGCCGGAATAATCTTGAACGCTGGCAAAAGATTGATGACGAAATCAAAGAGAAGAGTAGTCAAGAGACTTCCAGccggttttttaaaatatga